From one Hirundo rustica isolate bHirRus1 chromosome W, bHirRus1.pri.v3, whole genome shotgun sequence genomic stretch:
- the LOC120764837 gene encoding LOW QUALITY PROTEIN: cleavage stimulation factor subunit 2-like (The sequence of the model RefSeq protein was modified relative to this genomic sequence to represent the inferred CDS: inserted 1 base in 1 codon): MAGLSVRDPAVDRSLRSVFVGNIPYEATEEQLKDIFSEVGPVVSFRLVYDRETGKPKGYGFCEYQDQETALSAMRNLNGREFSGRALRVDNAASEKNKEELKSLGTGAPIIESPYGDPVNPEDAPESISRAVASLPPEQMFELMKQMKLCVQNSPQEARNMLLQNPQLAYALLQAQVVMRIVDPEIALKILHRQTSVPPLIPGNQQPVPGPGPGPNAQLNPQNTPSSQPQPIGGMHVNGTPPLMQPPMQGGVPAPGQMAAPVQGPGPGRMSPGGGMQPQAGMPGAGPIPLERGQGNLQLSPVGPARPASIERVQVPMPDPRASMQRGPLPASGPPPRGLLGDAPNDPRGGTLLSVTGEVEPRGYLGPPHQGAPMHHMPGHDSRXPPHEMRGGPMGEPRPLMGEPRGPLMDARGERGGMKYWVAWIVQARSQNPRGLEPRGLEPRVMEVRGLEPRVLEARAMEARVLEPRGPGPNPRGPIPSGIQGPGPLNMGASCPQGPRQVPNMAGAGMQGGGIPGAGVQGAGQPGGFSPGQSQVTPQDHEKAALIMQVLQLTADQIAMLPPEQRQSILILKEQIQKSTGAP, encoded by the exons ATGGCGGGCCTGTCGGTGCGGGACCCCGCCGTGGATCGGTCCCTGCGCTCCGTGTTCG TGGGGAACATCCCGTATGAGGCCACggaggaacagctgaaggaCATTTTCTCGGAGGTTGGGCCCGTGGTCAGCTTTAG GCTGGTGTAcgacagggagacagggaagcCCAAGGGCTATGGCTTCTGCGAGTACCAGGACCAGGAGACGGCGCTCAGCGCCATGCGCAACCTCAACGGGCGCGAGTTCAGCGGCAGGGCCCTGCGCGTTGACAATGCCGCCAGCGAGAAGAACAAGGAGGAGCTCAAGA GCTTGGGCACAGGTGCACCCATCATAGAGTCACCCTATGGGGACCCTGTCAACCCAGAGGATGCCCCTGAGTCCATCAGCCGGGCAGTGGCCAGCCTGCCGCCTGAGCAGATGTTTGAGCTGATGAAGCAGATGAAG CTGTGTGTCCAGAACAGCCCCCAGGAAGCCAGGAACATGCTGCTCCAGAACCCACAGCTGGCTTATGCACTGCTGCAGGCCCAGGTGGTCATGAGGATTGTCGACCCAGAGATTGCGCTG AAAATCCTGCATCGCCAGACCAGTGTTCCTCCTCTGATCCCAGGCAACCAGCAGCCAGTGCCAGGGCCGGGGCCTGGGCCCAATGCACAGCTAAACCCACAGAACACCCCATCATCCCAGCCACAGCCCATA GGCGGGATGCACGTCAACGGTACTCCTCCTCTGATGCAGCCACCCATGCAGGGGGGAgtgccagccccaggacagATGGCAGCCCCTGTGCAGGGCCCAGGCCCTGGCCGCATGTCTCCAGGCG GTGGGATGCAGCCACAAGCTGGGATGCCGGGTGCAGGGCCCATCCCCTTGGAGCGTGGGCAAG ggaACCTGCAGCTCTCGCCCGTGGGACCTGCCAGGCCTGCGTCTATCGAACGCGTTCAAG tgcccatgCCAGACCCGAGGGCCTCTATGCAGCGTGGACCTCTACCTGCTAGTGGCCCGCCGCCTCGAGGCCTTTTGGGAGATGCCCCGAATGACCCTCGCGGAGGGACCCTGCTCTCAGTCACTGGAGAAGTGGAGCCCag AGGTTATCTTGGGCCGCCCCACCAGGGAGCCCCTATGCACCATATGCCTGGTCATGACAGCC GGCCCCCCCATGAGATGAGGGGGGGACCCATGGGAGAACCCCGACCACTGATGGGAGAGCCACGGGGGCCCTTGATGGATGCTCGAGGTGAGAGAGGGGGCATGAAATACTGGGTGGCTTGGATTGTGCAGGCAAGAAGTCAGA ATCCCCGAGGGCTGGAGCCGCGCGGGCTGGAGCCCCGGGTGATGGAGGTGCGAGGCCTGGAGCCACGAGTGCTGGAAGCCAGGGCCATGGAGGCCAGGGTCCTGGAGCCTCGAGGGCCTGGTCCCAACCCACGTGGCCCAATACCTAGTGGGATACAGGGTCCTGGACCACTTAACATGGGAGCCAGTTGCCCGCAGGGGCCCCGCCAG GTTCCTAACATGGCTGGAGCAGGCATGCAGGGAGGAGGCATTCCTGGGGCAGGAGTCCAAGGAGCCGGTCAGCCTGGAGGCTTTAGCCCTGGACAGAGCCAGGTCACCCCCCAGGATCACGAGAAG GCAGCACTGATCATGCAGGTCCTGCAGCTGACAGCAGACCAGATTGCCATGCTGCCCCCAGAACAGCGGCAGAGCATCCTCATTCTGAAGGAGCAAATCCAGAAATCCACGGGGGCACCCTGA